In one Candidatus Methylomirabilota bacterium genomic region, the following are encoded:
- a CDS encoding aminotransferase class IV, with translation MADFKIWMNGTLVEQAQAVLPVNSAAVFYATNVFEGLRAYWNDRDGELHAFRLADHFARLRESMKMMRFKVPYGDDDLYAAVRSVLAGNDVREDVHMHMVAYVLGPGLDSTTPTGLYINPRKRPRVTEGKGLACCVSSWVRTSDNAIPIRLKCGANYQNGRLARLQAKADGYDDLVMLNQRGKVAEGTGATFMMVRKGRIVTPGTSNDILESITRTTLMEYLCPTVLGMEVVERDIDRTELYTAEEAFLCGSGYEITPITSIDRFPLGTGEVGPITRSIAKAYMDLVRGVDTRHPEWRTPTYKPVTL, from the coding sequence ATGGCGGACTTCAAGATCTGGATGAACGGCACGCTCGTGGAGCAGGCCCAGGCGGTGCTTCCCGTCAACAGCGCCGCGGTGTTCTACGCGACCAACGTGTTCGAGGGCCTCCGCGCGTACTGGAACGACCGCGATGGGGAGCTGCACGCCTTCCGGCTGGCCGACCACTTCGCCCGCCTGCGCGAGTCGATGAAGATGATGCGCTTCAAGGTGCCCTACGGGGACGACGACCTCTACGCGGCCGTACGCAGCGTGCTGGCCGGCAACGACGTCCGCGAGGACGTGCACATGCACATGGTGGCCTACGTGCTGGGTCCCGGCCTGGATTCCACGACGCCCACCGGCCTCTACATCAATCCCCGCAAGCGGCCACGGGTCACGGAAGGCAAGGGACTGGCCTGCTGCGTGTCGTCGTGGGTACGGACGTCCGACAACGCCATCCCCATCCGCCTCAAGTGCGGGGCCAACTACCAGAACGGCCGCCTGGCCCGGCTGCAGGCCAAGGCCGACGGCTACGACGACCTGGTCATGCTGAACCAGCGGGGCAAGGTCGCCGAGGGCACCGGGGCCACCTTCATGATGGTCCGCAAGGGGCGCATCGTCACCCCGGGCACCAGCAACGACATCCTCGAGTCGATCACCCGGACGACGCTGATGGAGTACCTCTGCCCCACCGTGCTGGGCATGGAGGTAGTCGAGCGGGACATCGACCGCACCGAGCTCTACACCGCCGAGGAGGCGTTCCTCTGCGGCAGCGGCTACGAGATCACGCCCATCACGTCCATCGATCGCTTCCCGCTGGGCACCGGCGAGGTTGGACCGATCACCCGGAGCATCGCCAAGGCCTACATGGATCTGGTGCGTGGCGTGGACACCCGCCACCCGGAATGGCGCACACCCACCTACAAGCCGGTGACCCTCTAG
- a CDS encoding thiosulfate oxidation carrier complex protein SoxZ, with protein sequence MPEIGKVRIRVPTNITAGDTVRVRTLVIHPMERVERDKQGQIVRRNYHYINRVEVAYLGKTIIAFDTTQSVSENPSFTFAFKATGPGPLRVTFRDTHGGTYEGTADIRFA encoded by the coding sequence AAGGTCCGGATCCGGGTCCCGACCAACATCACGGCGGGCGACACCGTGCGCGTGCGCACGCTGGTGATCCACCCGATGGAGCGCGTGGAGCGCGACAAGCAGGGGCAGATCGTCCGGCGGAATTACCACTACATCAATCGGGTCGAGGTCGCCTATCTCGGCAAGACGATCATCGCCTTCGACACGACTCAGAGCGTCAGCGAGAACCCCTCGTTCACCTTCGCGTTCAAGGCCACCGGTCCCGGGCCGCTACGGGTGACCTTCCGCGACACCCACGGCGGCACCTACGAAGGGACAGCCGACATCCGGTTCGCCTGA